A window of Danaus plexippus chromosome 12, MEX_DaPlex, whole genome shotgun sequence contains these coding sequences:
- the LOC116772696 gene encoding protein CC2D2B yields the protein MSEIIELKSLNANGPDEIISEEYHEISHEALLETDKMYPLKATPINEYDFFTCIDVNSSKEVTKKKKTKKTRKPKTVMDIIRNELAAKPLLVENNITIIDRNTQRTSYLEKIPRWDRIFPKRGLRILDTETGIHGQHRTEISPIFPLVLENRLNKQLNVPGVEYKEPILFQDDVTEYTKNEQQEKKIGKFLDLDIHNIKFKHHHEFNLEELLCVKATELYDTYKTIDKQLAELSKVISVNRKTRNSLKEQLLKLSPHRQNEVKFDKNVLKYTHLMIDAKHKYCDVMKNKKMVVHQVISLWEDIKMVREKCGVTTNNLMIDVKSKEFEQKEYEQQWIHLFEIEYNDTIIKIEYEYIKNYLKYKELKNEKNGDNAPKPKLKIDYDDLKAQVEETVNEIISGDKYDLCIKYNSDVGRYKNKSEKGSADKNFKFKVFVDDILVCESDEYQNRRSRFDIDFCYSLSMEILPHNQTMSIILFENTEAVSHYKLQLSDIKTYRDDVEFLIREFEYDKVIEPTNKHVGSGFDIKTVAAKNKVRLKSSNLFKGKQYTRCQVFIKLEWNNSNDYECVSIKSAIDMKQMLLRLLNGEEPRLDLLIEAINELYGSRVEDNETVTAALQNICKPVASKWELFDENDAEHSRFRLLQLRNKDGFLNMNNKCVPLLVSQFSTEQIHCLRNDKDDDLDYYKFQSEPNRNSIELQRFMGVKLVEKLNDRLRLVVDKLLLKKTYKDVVKDYGDFKIRDILSNSIKLSLADSSTFRKQQVLEECLLEEQEIYVTVIRAFNLLDRSNDDADGAAEDGSDDVAGFRVHPLRPLVRVSYHGVSAETNTAIGCYPTWNNTLKIKTRLEPLSSLHVNVYDQCKDILETDSDDRSGRTTVNYRKYNKWLGGTKIPLHTVLELGHVRGTFKLDVPPLVLGYENVSSKSHPTVMSKLISHIKRDASLLSLQITTSISYFGGLQTYHRPLPDDSDHDFIIRRLNDFITEYNDDFPTRNISLTFIDSSKRNKCVTEFVQPLPLPSYDYFPLDPRKTESARSKSSGHSKSSSSKGSRKKTFEEDKEDLDTWKTDENSITKKIEAAVRYVSLIPTYEARNAHVVTLTGEELLRVVYGSQLDHTILLASYFLHLGVRCWIVIGFGLPRGRSSYVLVKRHNDKPSMINENIRNGVFFSRNEPFTWCIYDAAAGEKYIVREVGCPLRTVSYVFDCDNIWVNVQRSQECESISFDFNKSSDWQAVFSKPIFLPNTIPAKLYSKPYDVEDLRSALETKIKNKIQKWRSHVKTIWNRYWSSLLRDTLVQWEYWSFNPTQPRPTLGHRLKQLMASYKIFGFPINTSYLNTHLLMSHVKSTSLHVNDDPSVEFGLAVEVFAYPNNILSVWVFLASITRL from the exons ATGAGtgaaattatagaattaaaatcattgaaCGCCAACGGTCCGGACGAAATTATTTCGGAAGAATATCATGAAATTAGTCATGAAGCGCTTTTAGAAACTGATAAAATGTATCCATTGAAAGCAACACCAATAAACGAATATGATTTCTTTACATGTATCGATGTCAACAGTTCGAAGGAAGTAActaagaagaaaaaaacaaagaaaacacGGAAACCCAAAACTGTTATGGATATCATTCGTAATGAACTGGCTGCCAAGCCTTTGTtggtagaaaataatataacaataattgatCGAAACACACAACGAACTAGTTATCTTGAAAAGATTCCACGTTGGGATAGAATATTTCCAAAAAGAGGCCTTCGGATACTCGACACAGAAACAGG CATACACGGACAGCACCGAACCGAGATAAGTCCAATATTCCCTTTAGTTCTGGAAAACAGACTCAATAAGCAATTAAACGTACCAGGTGTAGAGTACAAAGAACCAATACTGTTCCAGGACGATGTTACTGAGTATACTAAAAACGaacaacaagaaaaaaaaattgggaaATTTTTGGACCTGGATATTCATAACATAAAGTTTAAACATCACCATGAATTCAATCTTGAGGAATTGTTATGTGTTAAGGCAACCGAACTCTATGACACTTATAAGACCATCGACAAACAATTAGCAGAGTTGTCTAAGGTGATATCCGTGAACAGAAAAACTAGGAACAGTCTCAAGGaacagttattaaaattaagccCTCATAGACAAAATGAAGTAAAGTTCGATAAAAACGTCCTTAAGTATACCCATCTAATGATCGATGCAAAACATAAGTACTGTGACGTTatgaagaacaaaaaaatggTTGTTCACCAAGTAATATCCTTGTGGGAGGATATTAAAATGGTCAGGGAAAAATGTGGCGTCACCACAAATAACTTGATGATAGACGTTAAAAGTAAAGAGTTTGAACAAAAAGAGTACGAACAACAATGGATTCATCTCTTTGAAATTGAGTATAATGAtaccattataaaaattgaatacgaatatattaagaattatttaaaatataaagaattaaaaaatgagaaaaacGGCGACAACGCTCCTAAACCAAAGCTTAAAATTGATTATGACGACCTTAAAGCCCAAGTTGAAGAAACAGTTAACGAAATAATATCTGGagataaatatgatttatgtataaaatataatagcgaCGTGGgaaggtataaaaataaatcagaaaaagGTTCGGCGGACAAGAACTTCAAATTCAAAGTGTTCGTTGACGACATCTTAGTTTGTGAGTCAGACGAATATCAGAATAGAAGAAGTCGGTTCGATatagatttttgttattcattGTCTATGGAAATTTTACCTCATAACCAGACAATGAGTATAATTCTATTTGAAAATACAGAAGCTGtgtctcattataaattacaattatctGATATAAAGACATATAGAGATGatgtagaatttttaataagagaaTTCGAGTACGATAAGGTTATTGAACCGACAAACAAACATGTCGGCAGCGGGTTCGATATAAAAACTGTAGCCGCTAAGAATAAAGTGAGACTTAAATCTAGCAATTTATTTAAGGGCAAACAATACACTAGATGCCAAGTGTTTATTAAGTTAGAATGGAATAATTCTAACGATTATGAATGTGTATCGATAAAATCGGCTATCGATATGAAACAAATGTTATTGAGGTTGCTTAATGGTGAGGAACCTCGTTTAGATTTGTTAATCGAAGCCATAAACGAATTATACGGAAGTAGAGTAGAAGATAACGAAACTGTAACGGCCGcgctacaaaatatttgtaaacccGTCGCTAGTAAATGGGAACTGTTTGATGAAAATGATGCTGAACATTCTAGATTCAGACTTCTGCAACTTAGGAATAAAGATGGTTTCctcaatatgaataataaatgtgtaCCGTTGCTTGTTAGTCAGTTTTCCACCGAGCAAATACATTGTTTGCGAAATGATAAGGACGACGACCTCGATTACTATAAGTTTCAAAGCGAACCAAACAGGAATTCGATTGAACTTCAGAGATTTATGGGAGTAAAACTCGTCGAGAAACTGAATGACCGTTTGAGATTAGTTGTTGACAAGCTGTTGttgaaaaaaacttataaagacGTAGTGAAAGATTATGGAGATTTTAAGATAAG GGACATTTTGTcgaattctataaaattatctctGGCCGACTCGTCAACGTTTAGGAAACAGCAGGTTTTAGAAGAGTGTCTACTAGAGGAACAAGAAATATATGTGACAGTTATACGAGCTTTTAATCTATTGGACAGATCGAATGATGACGCAGATGGTGCTGCGGAAGACGGAAGTGACGATGTAGCCG GTTTCAGAGTCCACCCTCTCCGCCCATTGGTCAGGGTGAGCTACCACGGCGTATCCGCCGAGACTAACACTGCCATCGGATGCTATCCCACTTGGAACAACACCCTCAAGATAAAGACCAG ATTAGAACCGTTGTCGTCTCTACACGTCAATGTGTACGATCAGTGCAAAGATATCTTAGAGACCGACTCGGACGACAGGTCCGGACGAACTACTGTtaattacagaaaatataacaaatggcTCGGAGGGACCAAGATACCCTTACATACGGTGTTGGAACTAGGACAT gtTCGAGGTACCTTCAAACTGGACGTGCCGCCGCTGGTGTTAGGATACGAGAACGTGTCCTCGAAATCACACCCGACCGTCATGTCAAAACTCATTAGTCATATAAAGAGGGACGCGTCATTGTTATCTCTCCAAATAACGACCAGCATTTCCTATTTCGGAGGCCTCCAGACCTACCACCGACCGCTACCCGATGACTCAGACCATGACTTCATTATCCGGCGACTGAATGACTTCATAACTGAATATAATGACGATTTCCCAACAAGAAACATATCTCTAACATTCATAGATAGCtccaaaagaaataaatgtgtCACAGAATTCGTCCAGCCCCTCCCACTGCCGAGCTATGATTATTTTCCGTTAGATCCTAGAAAGACAGAATCGGCCCGGTCCAAGAGTTCGGGACATTCCAAAAGTTCTTCTTCCAAAGGCAGCAGGAAGAAGACCTTTGAAGAAGACAAAGAAGATTTAGATACTTGGAAAACTGATGAAAATTCGATTACTAAAAAGATAGAAGCCGCGGTGCGATATGTGTCACTGATTCCGACTTATGAAGCAAGAAACGCTCACGTGGTCACGTTAACCGGAGAG gaacTGTTGCGGGTTGTGTACGGATCCCAGTTAGACCACACGATATTACTAGCGAGCTACTTCCTCCACCTCGGCGTCCGATGCTGGATCGTCATCGGTTTCGGGTTGCCGCGCGGTCGGAGCAGCTACGTCCTGGTGAAACGTCACAACGACAAGCCGTCGATGATCAACGAAAATATCAGAAAtggtgtatttttttctagaaaTGAACCGTTCACTTGGTGTATATACGATGCGGCGGCAGGAGAGAAATACATCGTGAGAGAAGTAGGCTGTCCCTTGAGGACGGTCAGCTATGTGTTTGATTGTGACAAC ATTTGGGTGAACGTCCAGAGGTCACAGGAATGTGAAAGCATATCGTTCGACTTTAATAAGTCATCAGACTGGCAAGCT gtgTTTAGTAAACCGATCTTTTTACCAAACACGATTCCCGCCAAACTCTATAGCAAACCTTATGATGTAGAAGATTTACGATCTGCTctggaaacaaaaattaaaaataaaattcaaaagtgGAGGTCACATGTCAAGACTATTTGGAACAG ATATTGGAGTAGTTTACTTCGTGATACACTGGTGCAGTGGGAGTATTGGTCCTTCAATCCTACGCAGCCTCGACCGACCCTCGGACATCGACTTAAACAACTCATGGCTTCTTATAAG ATCTtcgggtttcctataaacacaTCGTATCTGAACACGCATCTTCTGATGTCTCACGTCAAGTCCACTTCGCTACACGTGAATGATGATCCCAGCGTGGAGTTTGGACTGGCCGTCGAAGTATTCGCATATCCTAACAACATATTAAGCGTCTGGGTTTTTCTAGCAAGTATCACGAGACTTTGA
- the LOC116772473 gene encoding regulator of MON1-CCZ1 complex — MAKFCLKDSEKYYLTLSERPKRFHADSPVTNVFFDDTNGQVFTVRSGGVTGVTVNGMDDSKCTSFRMEDKGPIISIKFSPDHKVLAIQRNLEGQNATVEFANFKDLMPTNVEYCHICKWKNAKILGFVWPKANEIAFITDHGIELSQVLPEKKQLKTLKSTSFSAAWFSWCPQSNIILLAGNNGILLQPFSLNNSTITKLQKLEVESSRPVMERDVFVLRLCGAAWCALFKHGPVSNTTSSPGPTEVWLVPISGGGAVQHVLKTGLVGRFAVSVIDDLVVIHHQSSQTSLIFDIMEEAKPENNTVVHKPIVQGISMRPAVVDEQTCPMYSGNWVVFQPHYVIDARLGCLWRLELNLAGLAHEVPKEDISNIVGVLLRRNNSKETIYRILNQLVEHAGTYLMELTHCFDEINAVYRRWADLEVARNTAGCPPPAQGHFPALVSQADMCTHVLYKHSHTLLVQVVTAYLSSLSRYELVVQHAVCELVVRSLVRAGEGGRLRALVRRGALQDGRPLACQLLSLGHLDPAAAQVALDMMWRLRAYGEIVEVLLSREEPVSAAGAARQAGAWGSLAARKLLSAAQQHSRPETFLAIYHALRTRNERLRGTPDFLTEEQCGAYIEYYKQLMSES, encoded by the exons atggcaaaattttgtttaaaagatagtgaaaaatattacctcACACTTTCGGAACGACCTAAAAGATTCCACGCTGATAGCCCTGTAACTAACGTGTTCTTTGACGACACCAATGGACaa gTATTCACAGTTAGATCAGGCGGAGTAACTGGAGTCACGGTCAATGGCATGGACGACTCTAAATGCACATCATTTAGAATGGAAGACAAAGGTCCCATCAtctctataaaattttctccAGATCATAAAGTTCTAGCAATACAGAGGAATCTTGAAGGTCAAAATGCCACAGTCGAGTTTGCCAACTTCAAGGATCTCATGCCAACAAACGTTGAATACtgtcatatatgtaaatgGAAAAACGCGAAAATATTAGGTTTTGTGTGGCCCAAAGCCAACGAAATAGCTTTTATAACAGACCATGGCATAGAATTGTCACAAGTACTGCCAGAAAAGAAACAATTGAAGACATTAAAGAGCACTTCGTTCAG CGCTGCCTGGTTTTCTTGGTGTCCACAgagcaatataatattattggccGGCAACAATGGAATTCTGCTTCAACCTTTCTCTCTGAACAACTCTACTATAACAAAGCTACAGAAATTGGAAG TGGAGTCTTCTCGGCCGGTTATGGAGCGTGATGTGTTTGTGTTACGTCTCTGTGGTGCCGCTTGGTGTGCACTCTTCAAACACGGACCTGTCTCCAACACCACATCCAGTCCTGGACCCACTGAG GTATGGTTGGTCCCCATATCTGGTGGAGGAGCCGTCCAGCACGTCCTCAAGACGGGGCTGGTGGGGAGGTTCGCTGTCAGTGTGATCGATGACTTAGTGGTCATTCATCACCAG tcCAGTCAGACCTCACTCATATTCGACATAATGGAAGAAGCGAAGCCAGAAAACAACACAGTAGTCCACAAACCTATAGTACAGGGTATATCAATGAGACCAGCTGTTGTTGATGAACAGACCTGTCCGATGT ACTCCGGTAACTGGGTGGTGTTTCAACCACATTATGTGATCGATGCCAGGCTCGGCTGTCTGTGGAGGCTGGAGCTCAACCTAGCTGGCCTGGCGCATGAG GTTCCAAAGGAGGATATCTCCAACATAGTCGGTGTTCTGTTGAGAAGGAACAACAGCAAGGAAACCATCTACAGGATCCTGAACCAGCTCGTGGAACACGCTGGGACCTACCTCATGGAACTCACTCACTGCTTTGATGAGATCAACGCTGTCTATAG ACGATGGGCGGATTTGGAGGTGGCTCGCAACACGGCAGGCTGCCCGCCACCCGCCCAGGGACACTTCCCCGCCCTCGTGTCGCAGGCTGACATGTGCACACACGTCCTGTACAAACACTCCCACACACTACTAGTGCAG GTGGTGACGGCATACTTGTCGTCTCTGTCCCGTTACGAGCTGGTGGTGCAGCACGCGGTGTGCGAGCTGGTGGTGCGGTCGCTGGTGAGGGCTGGCGAGGGCGGGCGGCTGCGGGCGCTGGTGAGGCGCGGCGCCCTACAGGACGGGCGACCGCTCGCCTGCCAACTGCTCAGCCTGGGACACTTGGACCCCGCCGCCGCGCAAGTGGCGCTCGACATGATGTGGAGGCTGAGGGCTTATGGG GAGATAGTGGAGGTGCTGCTGAGTCGTGAGGAGCCGGTGAGCGCCGCTGGTGCCGCTCGCCAGGCCGGCGCCTGGGGTTCGCTGGCGGCGAGGAAACTGCTGTCCGCGGCCCAGCAGCACTCGCGGCCCGAAACATTCCTCGCCATATACCACGCACTGAGAACCCGCAACGAAAGACTGAGAGGAACACCGGACTTCCTCACTG AGGAACAATGCGGAGCTTACATCGAGTACTACAAACAACTCATGTCCGAGTCTTGA
- the LOC116772533 gene encoding alcohol dehydrogenase class-3 — protein MSTAGKVIKCKAAVAWEAGKPLSIEEIEVDPPKAGEVRVKILATGVCHTDAYTLSGKDPEGVFPVILGHEGGGVVESVGEGVTSVKPGDHVLPLYVPQCKTCKFCQNPKTNLCQKVRITQGQGVMPDGTKRFRCKGQELFHFMGCSTFSEYTVVLEISLCKIADAAPLDKVCLLGCGVTTGYGAALNTAKVEPGSNCAIFGLGAVGLAVALGCKAAGANRIIGVDINPDKYEIAKKFGVNEFVNPKDYDKPIQQVLVDLTDGGLEYTFECIGNVNTMRAALEACHKGWGESVIIGVAAAGEEISTRPFQLVTGRVWRGTAFGGYKSRDSVPKLVDDYLNKKLPLDDFVTHKVPLSEINEAFHLMHVGKSIRAVVEF, from the coding sequence atgtCTACTGCtggaaaagttattaaatgtaaagcaGCTGTAGCTTGGGAAGCTGGAAAGCCATTATCTATTGAAGAAATCGAAGTTGATCCACCAAAAGCTGGAGAAGTACGGGTAAAAATTCTTGCTACCGGTGTCTGTCACACAGATGCATATACTTTGTCCGGAAAAGATCCAGAAGGAGTCTTTCCAGTCATTTTAGGTCATGAAGGCGGTGGTGTAGTCGAAAGTGTTGGCGAGGGAGTGACGTCCGTGAAGCCCGGCGATCATGTGTTACCTCTGTACGTCCCGCAGTGCAAAACATGCAAATTCTGTCAAAACCCTAAAACCAACCTTTGTCAGAAAGTGAGAATCACGCAGGGACAAGGTGTCATGCCTGATGGCACGAAGAGATTCCGATGCAAAGGTCAAGAGCTGTTCCACTTCATGGGGTGCTCAACGTTCAGTGAATATACTGTAGTTCTAGAAATTTCGTTGTGCAAGATAGCTGACGCCGCGCCTCTTGATAAGGTATGTCTATTAGGATGTGGTGTGACAACCGGCTATGGAGCCGCTCTCAATACAGCAAAGGTGGAACCGGGTTCGAACTGCGCTATATTCGGTCTCGGAGCTGTCGGCCTGGCCGTAGCTCTCGGTTGTAAAGCAGCGGGGGCAAATCGCATCATAGGAGTCGACATTAACCCTGACAAATATGAGATTGCCAAAAAGTTTGGCGTCAATGAATTCGTCAATCCCAAGGACTACGACAAACCTATCCAGCAGGTACTCGTTGACTTGACAGATGGAGGGTTGGAGTATACCTTTGAGTGCATTGGTAATGTTAATACCATGCGTGCTGCCCTGGAGGCATGCCATAAGGGTTGGGGTGAGTCTGTTATCATTGGTGTCGCTGCTGCCGGGGAAGAGATCAGCACCCGTCCATTCCAACTCGTCACCGGCCGAGTATGGAGAGGAACAGCCTTCGGAGGCTACAAGAGCCGTGACAGTGTTCCTAAGTTGGTTGATGACTACCTCAATAAGAAACTTCCTTTGGATGACTTCGTTACTCATAAAGTACCTCTCAGTGAGATTAACGAGGCCTTCCATTTAATGCACGTGGGGAAATCCATCCGTGCCGTTGTTGAGTTTTAA
- the LOC116772284 gene encoding uncharacterized protein LOC116772284 — translation MAKLHNYYVLCPLIDQNSFLGVSQDKDDENVIVTLGRNVVNKYRLSDQKQIGGWTSKEHLTSYVIYDKEQEGYVGVFNKNTIKIWKEDSDNLDKTKKHKFSVNILKLQQKGDNTIIIFENGYCASLSYALENRKTYEGKPLIKDAETVVDSACFTLDKTDYICYVIKNTSNNYEILTSPLREELGDMDKSKICKVKVTRPHDVYVVGKLINIDESPSVYILWSDSKMSVYNLVSKSWTNIGTVPWISTLTSVSLAWMGKDHLILFGSNTDQDGAIIVAYNVILGVGSCRYPMKMYAENAHLYCFNGRIILEASNHIGMLPYILETNRNLSSLLGSHDTTEDSCIEVAEWGIKSNPLFAEREEIKDLLKVGVTERNMCSQVLLPLLEEKDFRHVYNVVREFKDVPESVLVSILNYTIEILNAKEIDVNDHEEFMKFCDCEMSSTEQANEQRAKFQLLDYLFEITFSDALLIPYLRNGLTLDNALFLLSYISYLLTDSHKEYSDVYESKLFDWCTLLIDAFYQQYLLTKDDKVVQVLNNVQRVVVNLIDQLMTVDNVLPMLHKILSGKPQVDHEESLSYTIELMDI, via the exons ATGGCAAAATTGCACAACTATTACGTTTTGTGTCCATTGATCGATCAAAACAGTTTTCTGGGAGTATCACAAGATAAAGACGATGAAAATGTTATCGTTACACTAGGCAGAAacgttgtaaataaatacagg CTTTCAGATCAAAAACAAATTGGAGGCTGGACTTCAAAGGAACATCTCACGTcttatgttatttatgataaGGAGCAAGAAGGATATGTcggagtttttaataaaaacactatAAAGATATGGAAAGAAGATTCAGACAATttagacaaaacaaaaaaacacaaa TTTTCAGTCAACATCTTAAAGCTTCAACAGAAAGgtgataatacaataattatatttgaaaatggtTATTGTGCATCCCTTTCCTATGCATtggaaaatagaaaaacatatGAAGGGAAACCTCTTATAAAAGATGCCGAAACTGTTGTGGATTCAGCTTGTTTTACATTAGataaaacagattatatatgCTACGTCATCAAGAATACTAGCAACAATTACGAAATTCTCACGAGTCCACTAAGAGAAGAACTGGGTGACATGGACAAGTCcaaaatatgtaaagttaAAGTTACGAGGCCCCATGATGTGTATGTTGTTGggaaacttattaatatagatgAGAGCCCATCCGTTTACATTTTgt GGAGTGACTCTAAGATGTCAGTATACAATCTTGTGAGTAAATCATGGACAAACATTGGCACTGTACCCTGGATATCAACACTAACAAGCGTCTCTCTGGCTTGGATGGGGAAGGATCATCTCATTCTCTTTGGAAGCAACACCGATCAAGATGGAGCAATCATTGTGGCTTACAATGTCATATTGGGTGTGGGATCTTGCAGGTATCCCATGAAAATGTATGCTGAAAATGCTCACTTATATTGCTTCAATGGACGCATAATTCTGGAAGCATCCAATCACATAGGAATGTTGCCATACATCCTTGAAACAAACAGAAACTTGTCAAGCCTTTTGGGTTCTCACGACACAACTGAAGACAGCTGCATTGAAGTAGCTGAGTGGGGCATAAAATCAAATCCTCTGTTTGCTGAGAGAGAAGAAATAAAAGACTTACTCAAAGTCGGCGTCACGGAACGTAACATGTGCTCACAAGTTTTACTGCCTTTATTAGAAGAGAAGGATTTCAGACATGTGTACAATGTTGTTAGAGAATTCAAGGATGTTCCTGAATCAGTCCTAGTTTCAATACTTAACTatacaattgaaattttaaatgcaaaGGAAATAGATGTTAATGATCATGAAGAAttcatgaaattttgtgattGTGAAATGAGTTCAACCGAGCAGGCAAATGAACAGAGAGCTAAATTTCAACTGTTAGATTACTTGTTTGAAATAACCTTCAGTGACGCTCTGTTAATACCTTACTTGAGAAATGGACTTACACTAGATAACGCCTTATTTCTACTTTCATATATATCGTACCTGCTCACGGATTCTCATAAAGAATACAGTGATGTCTATGAGAGCAAGTTATTTGATTGGTGCACTTTGCTCATAGATGCTTTTTATCAACAGTATCTATTGACTAAAGATGACAAAGTTGTACAGGTTTTGAACAATGTGCAACGAGTGGTAGTCAATCTGATCGATCAACTCATGACAGTTGATAATGTTTTACCGATGCTACATAAAATTCTATCAGGAAAACCTCAAGTTGATCATGAAGAATCATTGTCGTATACAATTGAGCTAATggatatataa
- the LOC116772286 gene encoding RNA-binding region-containing protein 3 gives MSAVLIIKHLPPNLSFQDKEKLLQHFGAEKVWGPEKRDYVFASFSTKEKAKISLQRLHQLEIANRRLVVEYSFEKEPTLQTKQNEDSVSDTTKHIREFLRTLNAWNPSVDFYQPPPIHLKYKYPTANSVVCINILYSLLLHKPFYIQTLHLMNKMSLEPPFEENEKALNYFKETFREYFLDEIYITAPNEPSESEISSDDNTLQPKEQLPSMVKRKHLLPKTRKRAAAVLSTANLPMSKREKPTNQEDVFEVVAPVAEAKKISLVVSHDALQKQTEIPEVVGELGKFQKEEQSSVQEEKVEEPDKPSITKKEILKNRLSYREMKGLPVFKNYHPGEPSMRLYIKNLAKNVTEQDVQRIYKRYMEDIPEEEQVGFDVRVMQEGRMKGQAFVTFPSIKLAEQALSETNGFILNDKPMVVQFARAAIKKTVE, from the coding sequence ATGTCTGCggtcttaattataaaacacctGCCACCAAACTTATCTTTCCAAGATAAGGAAAAGTTATTGCAGCATTTCGGAGCTGAGAAGGTATGGGGACCCGAGAAAAGAGATTATGTGTTTGCTTCGTTTTCTACTAAagaaaaagcaaaaatatctTTGCAGCGTCTCCATCAACTGGAAATAGCTAATAGACGTTTAGTTGTTGAATATTCGTTCGAAAAAGAACCGACGCTACAGACAAAACAGAATGAAGACTCAGTTTCAGACACCACAAAACATATAAGAGAGTTCTTGCGGACTCTTAACGCTTGGAATCCTTCTGTGGATTTTTACCAACCACCACCAAtacatcttaaatataaatatcctaCAGCAAATTCTGtagtatgtataaatattttgtattcactCCTTCTACATAAACCGTTTTACATTCAAACATTACATCTCATGAACAAAATGAGCTTAGAGCCACCCTttgaagaaaatgaaaaagctttaaattattttaaggagACTTTTAGAGAATATTTTCTGGATGAGATTTATATTACTGCCCCTAATGAACCCAGCGAGTCAGAAATATCCAGTGATGATAATACATTACAGCCAAAGGAACAGTTACCTTCAATGGTGAAAAGGAAGCATTTGCTGCCTAAGACAAGGAAACGGGCTGCAGCAGTGTTGTCGACAGCCAATCTACCGATGTCTAAAAGAGAAAAACCTACAAACCAGGAAGATGTGTTTGAAGTCGTTGCTCCTGTTGCTGaagccaaaaaaatatcattggtTGTGTCACATGATGCTCTACAGAAGCAGACTGAAATCCCTGAAGTAGTGGGTGAGTTGGGAAAGTTTCAGAAGGAAGAACAAAGCTCAGTTCAAGAAGAGAAAGTTGAGGAACCCGATAAAccatcaataacaaaaaaggaaATTTTGAAGAATAGACTATCTTACAGGGAAATGAAGGGGTTACCAGTTTTCAAAAACTATCATCCTGGGGAACCATCTATGAgactatacataaaaaatctgGCAAAAAACGTAACAGAACAAGATGTACAAAGAATCTATAAAAGATACATGGAAGACATCCCTGAAGAGGAGCAGGTTGGATTTGATGTAAGGGTCATGCAAGAGGGACGAATGAAGGGACAGGCTTTTGTTACATTTCCATCAATAAAGTTGGCAGAACAGGCTCTCAGTGAAACAAATGGGTTCATATTGAATGACAAACCGATGGTTGTACAATTTGCTAGGGctgctattaaaaaaactgttgaataa